The Candidatus Koribacter versatilis Ellin345 genome has a segment encoding these proteins:
- the dtd gene encoding D-aminoacyl-tRNA deacylase, translated as MRTVVQRVSRASVTVEGRISGAIERGLLVLLGVGQDDAESEAEYLAEKIAGLRIFEDENEKMNLSVVDVGGAVLAVSQFTLYGDVRKGKRPSFDAAARPERAKELYEYFVAQIRAKGLRCETGVFQAMMHVELVNDGPVTILLDSKKEF; from the coding sequence ATGAGAACAGTGGTGCAGCGCGTTAGCAGGGCGAGCGTGACGGTAGAAGGCCGGATTTCCGGGGCGATTGAGCGTGGCCTGTTAGTGTTGCTCGGCGTGGGGCAGGACGACGCCGAATCAGAAGCGGAGTACCTCGCCGAAAAGATCGCTGGACTGCGCATCTTCGAAGATGAAAACGAAAAGATGAATCTGTCGGTGGTGGACGTGGGTGGCGCCGTGCTGGCGGTATCGCAGTTCACGCTCTACGGCGATGTGCGTAAGGGGAAGCGGCCGAGCTTCGATGCAGCAGCGCGGCCAGAACGGGCGAAGGAACTGTACGAGTACTTCGTCGCGCAGATCCGTGCGAAGGGCCTACGCTGTGAGACCGGCGTCTTCCAGGCAATGATGCATGTAGAACTGGTGAATGATGGGCCTGTGACGATCTTGCTGGATTCGAAGAAGGAGTTCTGA